In a genomic window of Raphanus sativus cultivar WK10039 unplaced genomic scaffold, ASM80110v3 Scaffold2558, whole genome shotgun sequence:
- the LOC130505752 gene encoding vacuolar iron transporter homolog 2.1, translated as MASNFELSERSSPKTQRISPRAEKEEVDYMQRAQWLRAALLGANDGLVTVASLMMGVGSIKEDVKAMLLVGFAGLVAGACSMAIGEFVSVCTQRDIETAQMKRAIETKTSLSAIDEQDEEEKKERLPNPGQAALASALAFSVGAAMPLLAAVFIENHKVRMAVVAIVATLALLVFGVTGAVLGKTSVFKSSVRVVIGGWMAMALTFGLTKFIGSEAMQI; from the exons ATGGCTTCCAACTTTGAGCTTTCAGAAAGAAGCAGCCCAAAAACACAAAGAATCAGTCCAAGAGCAGAGAAGGAGGAAGTGGACTACATGCAGAGAGCTCAGTGGCTAAGAGCTGCCTTGCTCGGAGCCAACGATGGTCTGGTCACAGTCGCGTCGCTCATGATGGGTGTTGGTTCTATCAAAGAAGACGTTAAAGCAATGTTGCTTGTTGGTTTTGCCGGCCTTGTAGCAGGTGCGTGCAGTATGGCCATTGGAGAGTTTGTGTCTGTCTGCACACAAAGGGATATTGAAACTGCTCAGATGAAGAGAGCTATTGAGACTAAGACATCACTATCAGCAATCGACGAACAAGATGAG gaggagaagaaagagcGGCTACCAAATCCAGGACAAGCAGCGTTGGCATCAGCGTTAGCATTTTCAGTGGGAGCAGCAATGCCGCTTCTTGCAGCTGTATTCATAGAGAATCATAAGGTAAGAATGGCGGTGGTAGCGATCGTGGCCACCCTGGCATTGTTGGTGTTTGGAGTGACCGGTGCGGTTCTGGGAAAGACAAGTGTGTTCAAGTCAAGCGTTAGGGTGGTCATTGGTGGCTGGATGGCTATGGCTCTTACCTTTGGTCTTACCAAGTTCATTGGTTCCGAAGCCATGCAAATCTAG